The following are from one region of the Salmo trutta chromosome 20, fSalTru1.1, whole genome shotgun sequence genome:
- the LOC115156232 gene encoding G-protein coupled receptor 183, which yields MSTNISVDRVDLNTSGTNLTCDYFVYQRAGVIIFPIFYSLVFLISVCGNSLVLYVTCQKKQKLNSTSIYMVNLAVSDVLFTLVLPGRVTYYIRQFDWPFGDLLCRLATMLFFSNTYAGIAFMTCISLDRYLAMVHRHRLQYLRHIKVVRGVCCLVWLLVSLETSPMLFRTMLQEHRGRRTCMEYFTFEGSSITPYLLFLACTVSFCLPLLVIIGCYTQINLKLSRTAKQNPLTDRSGWSRRTNNIILLILLTFVLCFSPYHLNIMQFMVRKMQGQPTCDELRFFKASLQVTVSVMNLNCCLDPVIYFFAIKTYKQRMMSLFKGYRSTPVPSSKTNTDNSSSNT from the exons ATGTCCACCAACATCTCTGTGGACAGGGTGGATTTAAACACCTCTGGCACCAACCTGACGTGTGACTACTTTGTCTACCAAAGAGCTGGTGTGATCATCTTCCCAATCTTCTACTCTCTGGTGTTCCTCATCAGTGTCTGTGGCAACAGTCTGGTCCTGTATGTGACATGTCAGAAGAAGCAGAAGTTGAACTCCACGTCAATCTATATGGTCAACCTGGCTGTGTCTGATGTCCTCTTCACATTGGTACTGCCAGGGAGAGTCACTTACTACATCAGACAGTTTGACTGGCCCTTTGGGGATCTGCTCTGCAGGCTGGCTACCATGCTGTTCTTCTCGAACACATACGCAg gCATTGCCTTCATGACGTGTATCAGTCTAGACCGGTACCTGGCCATGGTCCATCGCCACAGGCTACAGTACCTGCGGCATATCAAGGTGGTGCGAGGGGTCTGCTGTCTCGTCTGGCTACTGGTGTCTCTGGAAACCTCCCCCATGCTCTTCCGTACCATGCTCCAAGAGCACAGAGGGCGAAGAACCTGCATGGAGTACTTCACCTTTGAGGGTTCTTCAATCACCCCTTACCTTCTCTTCCTGGCCTGTACCGTCTCCTTTTGTCTCCCCTTGCTGGTCATCATTGGGTGTTACACCCAGATCAATCTCAAACTGAGCCGCACAGCCAAACAGAACCCGCTGACAGACCGCTCTGGTTGGAGCCGCAGAACCAACAacatcatcctcctcatcctcctcacctTTGTCCTGTGTTTCAGCCCCTACCACCTCAACATCATGCAGTTCATGGTGAGGAAGATGCAAGGCCAGCCCACGTGTGACGAGCTGAGGTTCTTCAAGGCTTCCCTACAG GTTACTGTGTCCGTGATGAACCTTAACTGTTGTCTGGACCCTGTCATCTACTTCTTTGCCATTAAAACGTACAAGCAGAGGATGATGAGTCTGTTTAAGGGCTACCGGTCTACCCCTGTCCCCTCCTCCAAAACCAACACAgataacagcagcagcaacacctGA